Proteins found in one Anabas testudineus chromosome 1, fAnaTes1.2, whole genome shotgun sequence genomic segment:
- the rhot1b gene encoding mitochondrial Rho GTPase 1b isoform X2 → MRKDVRILLVGEPNVGKTSLIMSLVSEEFPEVVPYRAEEITIPADVTPERVPTHIVDYSEAEQTDEQLFQEISKANVICIVYSVNNKKSIEKVTSHWIPLITENTDKDSRVPLILVGNKSDLVEHSSMETILPIMNQNSEIETCVECSAKNLKNISELFYYAQKAVLHPTGPLYCPEKKDMKPLCVKALTRIFKVSDLNNDGILNDNELNFFQRTCFNTPLEPQALEDVKNVVRKNLNDGVCDNGLTLKGFLFLHTLFIQRGRHETTWTVLRRFGYDDDLELNQDYLFPPLKIPPDCTTELNHNAYLFLQSVFDKHDKDRDCALSPDELKDLFDVFPYMPWGPDVNNTVCTNDQGWITYQGYLSQWTLTTYLDVQRCLEYLGYLGYSIIAEQESQASGITVTRDKRIDLQKKQTQRNVFRCNVFGDTGSGKSGFLQAFLGRNLMRQKTIREEHRSYYAISTTYVYGQEKYLLLHEVFPDFDYLSDADVACDIVCLVYDISNPYSFEYCAKVFKQYFMDSKTPCMMIAAKSDLPEIKQMYGFSPLEFCRRHKMPPPQSFTCNTAAAPSRDIYTKLTTMAMYPHVSQADLKNSTFWLRMSVGATVFAVLGFAMYRVLLKPR, encoded by the exons ATGCGCAAGGACGTGAGGATACTGTTGGTGGGAGAGC CCAACGTGGGGAAGACATCTCTCATCATGTCCCTGGTCAGCGAGGAGTTCCCAGAAGTG GTGCCCTATCGAGCTGAGGAAATCACCATACCTGCAGATGTCACTCCAGAGAGGGTCCCCACACACATTGTGGACTATTCAG AGGCCGAGCAGACAGATGAACAGTTGTTTCAGGAGATCTCCAAG GCAAATGTCATTTGCATTGTCTACTCTGTCAACAACAAGAAGTCCATAGAAAAG GTGACCAGTCACTGGATCCCCCTCATAACTGAGAACACGGACAAGGACAGCAG GGTTCCTCTGATCCTAGTGGGGAACAAGTCGGACCTGGTGGAACACAGCAGCATGGAGACCATACTGCCCATAATGAACCAGAACAGTGAGATAGAGACTTGTGTTGAG TGTTCAGCAAAAAACCTGAAGAACATCTCAGAGCTGTTCTACTACGCCCAAAAGGCAGTCCTGCACCCAACAGGCCCTCTCTACTGTCCAGAAAAAAAAGAC ATGAAGCCACTTTGTGTGAAAGCTCTCACTCGAATCTTTAAAGTGTCAGACCTGAACAATGATGGGATTCTCAATGATAATGAGCTCAACTTTTTCCAG CGGACGTGCTTCAACACCCCACTAGAGCCTCAGGCATTAGAGGATGTAAAAAATGTGGTGAGGAAGAATTTGAATGATGGCGTCTGTGACAACGGACTCACTCTGAAAG GGTTCCTATTCCTGCACACACTGTTCATTCAACGAGGGCGCCATGAAACAACTTGGACCGTGCTGAGGAGATTCGGATATGATGATGACCTGGAGTTGAATCAGGACTACCTCTTCCCTCC GTTGAAAATTCCTCCAGACTGCACCACAGAGCTCAACCATAATGCCTACCTCTTCCTGCAGAGCGTCTTTGACAAACATGACAAG GACCGTGACTGTGCCTTGTCACCTGATGAGCTGAAGGAcctgtttgatgtttttcccTACATGCCCTGGGGTCCAGATGTCAATAACACAGTTTGCACTAATGACCAGGGCTGGATAACCTACCAGGGGTATCTGTCCCAGTGGAC GCTAACAACATATCTTGACGTCCAGCGATGCCTGGAGTATTTGGGTTACCTTGGTTACTCGATAATTGCTGAGCAGGAGTCTCAAGCGTCAGGAATTACAG TGACCAGAGATAAGAGGATTGACCTGCAGAAGAAGCAGACGCAACGTAATGTCTTCCGCTGTAATGTCTTTGGGGACACTGGCAGCGGCAAAAGCGGCTTCCTCCAAGCCTTCCTGGGTAGAAATCTCatg CGGCAAAAAACGATCAGAGAGGAACACAGGTCCTACTACGCCATCAGCACAACCTACGTTTATGGTCAAGAGAAGTACCTTCTT CTTCATGAAGTGTTCCCTGACTTTGACTACTTGTCTGATGCTGATGTTGCCTGTGACATCGTCTGCCTGGTCTATGACATCAGCAACCCGTACTCCTTTGAATATTGCGCCAAAGTCTTCAAG cAATACTTCATGGACAGCAAGACACCGTGCATGATGATAGCAGCAAAGTCAGACCTGCCGGAGATCAAGCAAATGTACGGCTTCAGTCCTCTGGAGTTCTGTAGGAGGCACAAGATGCCGCCCCCGCAGTCCTTCACCTGTAACACAGCGGCAGCACCCAGCAGAGACATCTACACCAAACTTACCACTATGGCCATGTACCC ACATGTAAGCCAAGCCGACCTGAAGAACTCAACCTTCTGGCTGAGGATGAGTGTTGGGGCCACAGTGTTTGCGGTGCTGGGCTTTGCCATGTACAGAGTTCTGCTGAAACCACGGTGA
- the LOC113161587 gene encoding arf-GAP with dual PH domain-containing protein 2, with the protein MASLERNNKILLDLVRQTGNDLCADCGAPDPDWASYTLGIFVCLNCSGMHRNLPSVSKVKSIRLDLWDDSLVEFMRERGNCAARAIYEKCVPAFFYQPQQKDCIVLKDQWIRAKYERREFTGENSFHQQTYSSDQFESTLWKKGKDNKQFLKRTFLLSRKDFTLRYFIKEDSKVAKAVISMKDLNAVFQPEKIGHAHGLQISYLQDERTRNLFVYHENGQVIVSLFNAIRATRLAYLQKKHPTLRDSDLIPQITRHSLKEGYMEKTGPTQRESFKKRWFTLCSMSRKLLYFKTPLDATELGAVFIGSEGHNYSVSETSSKSSRGGRWHRGITLQTPGRQFVFMCEQEQEQKEWLEAFRKIISQPMTPEDYANEANLRRGK; encoded by the exons ATGGCCAGTCTGGAGAGAAATAACAAAATCCTGCTCGATTTGGTGCGACAGACGGGCAACGACTTGTGTGCTGACTGTGGAGCTCCAG ATCCTGACTGGGCCTCCTACACGCTTGGTATCTTTGTGTGTCTGAACTGCTCAGGGATGCATCGTAATTTGCCCTCTGTCAGCAAAGTGAAATCCATACGTCTGGATCTCTGGGATGATTCACTAGTAGAG TTCATGCGGGAGAGAGGAAATTGTGCAGCCAGAGCCATTTACGAGAAGTGTGTCCCTGCCTTCTTCTATCAGCCACAGCAAAAAGACTGCAT AGTTCTTAAGGATCAATGGATCCGTGCAAAGTATGAAAGAAGGGAATTCACAGGAGAAAACAGCTTCCATCAGCAAACCTATAGCTCAG ATCAATTTGAGTCAACACTATGGAAAAAAGGCAAAGACAACaagcagtttttaaaaaggACCTTTTTGTTGTCTCGGAAAGATTTCACCCTAAGATACTTCATTAAAGAGGAT TCTAAGGTTGCCAAAGCTGTCATCTCCATGAAGGATCTGAATGCAGTTTTCCAGCCAGAGAAAATTGGTCACGCTCACGGCCTGCAGATCTCCTACCTGCAGGATGAGCGTACAAGAAATCTCTTCGTGTACCATGAGAATGGGCAG GTAATTGTATCCTTGTTCAATGCTATTCGAGCGACACGCTTGGCGTACCTTCAGAAGAAACATCCCACTCTTCGAGACAGTGAC tTAATACCTCAGATAACAAGACACAGCCTGAAGGAGGGCTACATGGAGAAAACTGGCCCAACG CAACGGGAGTCGTTCAAGAAAAGGTGGTTCACACTGTGCTCAATGAGCAGAAAGCTTCTGTATTTTAAAACGCCACTG GATGCCACAGAGCTGGGTGCTGTCTTCATTGGTTCAGAGGGCCATAACTACTCTGTTTCAGAGACCAGCAGTAAGAGCTCAAGAGGAGGTCGATGGCACCGGGGCATCACCCTGCAGACTCCAGGCAGgcagtttgtgttcatgtgtgagcAGGAACAGGAGCAGAAGGAGTGGCTGGAGGCCTTCAGAAAGATCATCTCTCAACCCATGACCCCAGAGGACTATGCTA ATGAGGCCAACTTGAGACGGGGGAAATGA
- the rhot1b gene encoding mitochondrial Rho GTPase 1b isoform X1: MRKDVRILLVGEPNVGKTSLIMSLVSEEFPEVVPYRAEEITIPADVTPERVPTHIVDYSEAEQTDEQLFQEISKANVICIVYSVNNKKSIEKVTSHWIPLITENTDKDSRVPLILVGNKSDLVEHSSMETILPIMNQNSEIETCVECSAKNLKNISELFYYAQKAVLHPTGPLYCPEKKDMKPLCVKALTRIFKVSDLNNDGILNDNELNFFQRTCFNTPLEPQALEDVKNVVRKNLNDGVCDNGLTLKGFLFLHTLFIQRGRHETTWTVLRRFGYDDDLELNQDYLFPPLKIPPDCTTELNHNAYLFLQSVFDKHDKDRDCALSPDELKDLFDVFPYMPWGPDVNNTVCTNDQGWITYQGYLSQWTLTTYLDVQRCLEYLGYLGYSIIAEQESQASGITVTRDKRIDLQKKQTQRNVFRCNVFGDTGSGKSGFLQAFLGRNLMRQKTIREEHRSYYAISTTYVYGQEKYLLLHEVFPDFDYLSDADVACDIVCLVYDISNPYSFEYCAKVFKQYFMDSKTPCMMIAAKSDLPEIKQMYGFSPLEFCRRHKMPPPQSFTCNTAAAPSRDIYTKLTTMAMYPHARLRCMCTCNRCTFCLCQNFLNSELLQRVRAKLYTVVLRRHVSQADLKNSTFWLRMSVGATVFAVLGFAMYRVLLKPR, translated from the exons ATGCGCAAGGACGTGAGGATACTGTTGGTGGGAGAGC CCAACGTGGGGAAGACATCTCTCATCATGTCCCTGGTCAGCGAGGAGTTCCCAGAAGTG GTGCCCTATCGAGCTGAGGAAATCACCATACCTGCAGATGTCACTCCAGAGAGGGTCCCCACACACATTGTGGACTATTCAG AGGCCGAGCAGACAGATGAACAGTTGTTTCAGGAGATCTCCAAG GCAAATGTCATTTGCATTGTCTACTCTGTCAACAACAAGAAGTCCATAGAAAAG GTGACCAGTCACTGGATCCCCCTCATAACTGAGAACACGGACAAGGACAGCAG GGTTCCTCTGATCCTAGTGGGGAACAAGTCGGACCTGGTGGAACACAGCAGCATGGAGACCATACTGCCCATAATGAACCAGAACAGTGAGATAGAGACTTGTGTTGAG TGTTCAGCAAAAAACCTGAAGAACATCTCAGAGCTGTTCTACTACGCCCAAAAGGCAGTCCTGCACCCAACAGGCCCTCTCTACTGTCCAGAAAAAAAAGAC ATGAAGCCACTTTGTGTGAAAGCTCTCACTCGAATCTTTAAAGTGTCAGACCTGAACAATGATGGGATTCTCAATGATAATGAGCTCAACTTTTTCCAG CGGACGTGCTTCAACACCCCACTAGAGCCTCAGGCATTAGAGGATGTAAAAAATGTGGTGAGGAAGAATTTGAATGATGGCGTCTGTGACAACGGACTCACTCTGAAAG GGTTCCTATTCCTGCACACACTGTTCATTCAACGAGGGCGCCATGAAACAACTTGGACCGTGCTGAGGAGATTCGGATATGATGATGACCTGGAGTTGAATCAGGACTACCTCTTCCCTCC GTTGAAAATTCCTCCAGACTGCACCACAGAGCTCAACCATAATGCCTACCTCTTCCTGCAGAGCGTCTTTGACAAACATGACAAG GACCGTGACTGTGCCTTGTCACCTGATGAGCTGAAGGAcctgtttgatgtttttcccTACATGCCCTGGGGTCCAGATGTCAATAACACAGTTTGCACTAATGACCAGGGCTGGATAACCTACCAGGGGTATCTGTCCCAGTGGAC GCTAACAACATATCTTGACGTCCAGCGATGCCTGGAGTATTTGGGTTACCTTGGTTACTCGATAATTGCTGAGCAGGAGTCTCAAGCGTCAGGAATTACAG TGACCAGAGATAAGAGGATTGACCTGCAGAAGAAGCAGACGCAACGTAATGTCTTCCGCTGTAATGTCTTTGGGGACACTGGCAGCGGCAAAAGCGGCTTCCTCCAAGCCTTCCTGGGTAGAAATCTCatg CGGCAAAAAACGATCAGAGAGGAACACAGGTCCTACTACGCCATCAGCACAACCTACGTTTATGGTCAAGAGAAGTACCTTCTT CTTCATGAAGTGTTCCCTGACTTTGACTACTTGTCTGATGCTGATGTTGCCTGTGACATCGTCTGCCTGGTCTATGACATCAGCAACCCGTACTCCTTTGAATATTGCGCCAAAGTCTTCAAG cAATACTTCATGGACAGCAAGACACCGTGCATGATGATAGCAGCAAAGTCAGACCTGCCGGAGATCAAGCAAATGTACGGCTTCAGTCCTCTGGAGTTCTGTAGGAGGCACAAGATGCCGCCCCCGCAGTCCTTCACCTGTAACACAGCGGCAGCACCCAGCAGAGACATCTACACCAAACTTACCACTATGGCCATGTACCC CCACGCCCGGTTGCGCTGCATGTGCACTTGTAACCGGTGCACCTTCTGCTTGTGTCAGAACTTCCTCAACTCTGAGCTGCTCCAGAGGGTCAGGGCTAAACTCTACACTGTCGTACTCAGAAG ACATGTAAGCCAAGCCGACCTGAAGAACTCAACCTTCTGGCTGAGGATGAGTGTTGGGGCCACAGTGTTTGCGGTGCTGGGCTTTGCCATGTACAGAGTTCTGCTGAAACCACGGTGA